The Pseudomonas fluorescens nucleotide sequence GGTACAGCTCCAGGGTGTGCACCCCGGGAATGCCAAACACGGTATCGACCCCGTAGTTGGCCAACAGGCGCACCAGGGCCTGGCCACCGGTCATTGGGCTGTTGTGCATGTTCATCTCCTTACACCTGGCCAAGGCGAATCAACGCATCGACCGCAGTGGTGCCCTGGGCACCGACCATTAATGGGTTCACGTCCAGCTCCAGCAACTGCGCGGCGTTTTCGCAGGCGTAGTCGGCGACCGCACGGATGGCCGCCACCAGTGCCTCCAGGTCCGCCGCTTCACGGCCACGAAAGCCTTGGAGCAAGGCGGCGCTACGCAGGCCAAGCACGGCGTTGCGGATGGCGCCGTCGGTGGTTGGCAACAGCAGGCTCTTGCTGTCCTTGAGCAGCTCGACGAGGATGCCGCCAGCGCCGATCACCAGCGCCAGGCCGAAGTCGTTCTCACGCTTGATGCCGACGATCAGCTCAGCCAGCGGCGCGCTGGCCATGGGTTCGAGCAGCACCTGGTCGAACGGCACACCGGGCGCATAAGCGCCGATGCGGGCGCGCATCTGCTCCAGCGCCGCGCCCAAGGCCTGGGCATCGCGCAGATTGAGGGCGACAGCGCCGGCTTCGGTCTTGTGGGGCAGTTGCGCACTGAGCGCCTTGAGCACCAAGGGGTAGCCAAGGGGTTGCGCATCCTTGAGTGCCTGCTCCGGGGTGCTCAACACACCCTTGGGCACCGGCAGGCCGAACGCCTGCAAGGCTTGCTTGGACTGCCACTCGTTGAGCAGTTCGCCCTCGCCGTGCAGCGCCTGCGGGCACAACGGCGGCAATGCCGACTCGCCCAGATCAAGCAAAGCCTGGCGCCTGGCCTGGTAAGCGGCAATCCGGCCCCAGGCCGCCAGGCCATCTTCGACGCCCTGCAGCGCGGCGATGCCATGGCTATGCAAGCGCTCGCGGGCAAAGGCCGGCAATAGCTCAGGCAAGGCCGAGGTGACAAAACCGGTCTTGCCGTGACGTTTAAGCGCCGCGCAGTACAGCGCCAGCAGCAGGTCGCACTCCTTGCGCTCGCCGGTGAACTCGGCCGGGTAGTCGAGCACCAGCATGGCTGCATCGGCCTCGGTGCGCAGGGCGCTGTCGAGCATGCGTTCAAGGGCTGCGCCGTCGCCCCAGATAGCCGTGGTGAAGTCCAGCGGGTTGATCAGGTTGGCATAGGCCGGCAGTACCTGGGCCAGCTCGCCGACCTGGCCGTCGTCGAGCTTGGGCAGGCTTAGCTCGTTGCGCTCGGCATAGTCGGCAATCAGCCCGGCATCACCGCCGGAACAGGCCAGGGCGATCAGGCTGTTACCTTTGGGAAAATGGCCGCAAGCCGCAGCCTTGAGGGTTTCAACAAAGCTCACCGGGCCGCTGACACGAATCACCCCCAGGCGCTCGAACAGGCTGTCGTACAGGGCATCGGAGCCGGACAGCGAGCTGGTGTGGCTCAGCGCCAGTTCCGCGCCGATCTGCGATACACCGGTTTTCAGGGCTATGATCGGGATGCCCTTCTCCAGCGCCTTGTGCGCGGCGCGGGCAAAACCCGGCACGTTCTTCAGGCCTTCCAGGTGCAGGCCGATGGCGGTGACCCGTGGCTCATCGAGCAACGCGTCCATCAGTTCGGCGATGCCAATCTGCGCCTGGTTGCCCACCGAGGCCATGTAGGCCACCGGCAGCGAGCGGTCGCTCATCGACAGGTTGTAAGCAAAGTTGCCGCTCTGGGTCAGCACCGCCACACCCTGCTCTACCGCCTTGCCGCCATGGGCCACCGGCCACAGTGCGGCGCTGTGCAGATAGTCGAGCAGGCCATAGCAGTTGGGGCCCAGCAGCGCCATGTCGCCAGCGGCCTTGAGCAATTGCTGCTGCAGGGCCAGACCTTCAGCGCCGCACTCGGCAAAGCCCGAGGCATAGCAGATCGCCCCGCCGGCGCCCTTGGCGGCCAGTTCCGCCACACAGGTCAGGGTCAATTCGCGGTTGGTGGCGATGAATACGGCATCTGGCGCTTCGGGCAGGTCCGCCACCGAAGCGACGCACGGCACGCCATCGAGGCTGTCGTGCTGCGGGTTGACCAGCCACATTTGCCCTTGGTAGCCACCCTCGGCGCACCGCTTGAAGGCCCGGGCCATGCTGCGCCCGCCGACGAACGCCAGGTGGCGCGGGGCGAGCATGCGTTTGAGATTGTCTCGTAACATGAGCAGGCTCCTGATCAGCGCAACAACGGGCGCAGCAGTTCACGGGAAATGATGTGCCGCTGGATCTCCGAAGTCCCCTCCCAGATCCGCTCGATGCGCGCATTGCGCCAGATCCGCTCGACCGGCCCTTCATCCATCAGGCCCATGCCGCCATAGATCTGCACCGCCTCGTCGGCAACCTTGCCCAGCACTTCACTGGCAAACAGCTTGGCCATGCCCGCCTCGCCGTCGGTCATCGTGCCCTGGTCCATCTTCCAGGCGGTGTGCAGGGTCAACAGCTCGGCGGCGCGGATCTGCGTGGCCATGTCGGCGAGCTTGAACGAGATACCCTGGTAGGTGCCGATCGGCTGGCCGAACTGCTTGCGGTCGGCCGCCCATTGCAGCGACACATCCAGGGCGCGCTGGGCCTGGCCGACACAGTTGGCGGCGACCATCACCCGCCCGGCGGTGAGCCAGGCGTTGGCCACCTCCCAACCCTTGCCGACTTCACCCAGCACCTTGCTGGCCGGCACCTTGCAGTCATCGAAGAACAGCTCGAAGGTGTGATAGCCGCGGTTGCTCACGCACGTGGGCCCGCGGCGGATGGTCATGCCAGGGGTACCGCGGTCGACCAGGAAGGCGGTCACTGCGTTGCGTTTCTTGCCGTTGTGTTCGTAGGTATCGGTGACGGCAAAGACGATGGCGAAATCGGCATGCCCGGCATGGCTGATGAAGTGCTTGCTGCCGTTGAGTACGAAGTTGTCGCCCTCGCGCACGGCGCGGGTCTTGATCGCGTTGGCATCGGAGCCGGCGCCAGGCTCAGTCAGGGCAAAGCAATCGGTTTTCTCGCCCTGGATGCACGGCAGCAGGTAGTCGTTGATCTGTTCATCCTTGCAGGCCATGAGGATCTTCGACGGGCGTGCGACAAACACATGCACGGCCCACGACACCTTCGACAGCTCCCGCTCGATTAGCGCCTGAGACAGGTAATCCAGGCCACCACCGCCGACTTCCTCGGGCATGTTGAAGGCGTAGAAACCGGCGGCGACGGCCTTGCCGCGAATCTGCGCGGCAAGCTCGGGCGAGACTTCGTCGGCGCGGTCGACAGCCTCTTCATGGGGCAGTAACTCCTTGGCGACAAAACTGCGTACCGCTTCCACCAACATTTGTTGTTCTTGGGTCAGTTGGAAATTCATGAGTCGATCCTGAAGAAGTGCGTGTAAGTGTTTATTTACCAACGAATTTAGCCGCGCGCTTTTCCACCACTGCGCGCAAGGCTTCGGCGCCGTCTTCGCTGCGCCCGCAGAGCAGGCCGGCAGCCAGTTCGGCCTGCAACTGCTCGGCCAGGGTGCGCTGGGCACCGTCGCGGATCAGGCGTTTGGTTTGGGCGAAGGCAAAGGTCGGGCCAGTGGCCAGGCGCCCGGCCAGCTCGGCGGTTACCGCCAGCAACTGGTCATCGGCGCACACCTCACCGACCAGCCCGGCCGCCAGGGCACGCTCGGCGCCCCACAGCTCATCGAGGAACAGCAGGCGCTTGGCCTGTTCGCTGCCGATCAGCCGTGGCAGGTGCCAACTGGCGCCAGCGTCCGGGCTGTAGGCCATGCTGGTGTAGCCGGCCTTGAAGCGCGCCGAGGCCGCCGCCACGCGCAGGTCGCAGCACAGGGTCAGGTCCATGCCGGCGCCGACGGCGGTGCCGTTGATGGCGGCAATGGTCGGTTTGTCGAGGCTGTGCAGGCGCTGCATCAGGGCATGGGCGGTTTCGGTCCAGCCATAGCTTTCCAGGGCGCCGCGGGCTTCGGCTTCGGCCCATTCGGCCAGATCCGCGCCGGCGCAGAAGCTGCGCCCGGTGCCGGTCAGCACCACCACGCGCACAGCCGGGTCGGCGTTATGGGCCTCGAGCAAGGCGTGGAGGTTTTTCAGGCTGGGGATGTCCAGCGCGTTGCGCTGGTCGGGGCGGTTGAGGGTGATCCAGGCAATGCCAGCTTCGACCTGGCTGAGCAGCGACGCAGGAGGGGTCATGGGTGGCCTCGAATTATTGTGGTGGGGATGAGAGGTGGGGCGTGAGGCCATACTAAACGAGTGTTCAGTAAGCAGGCAATCGTGGACGAAATGTGTTAAATCACTTCAACAAAAGCATATAACTAATTGTTTTTAGTGTTTTTTATGAACTAAAAAAAAAGCAACCAACAGCTCTGTTACAACTTTGAACAACTCGCCACAGGCATAAAAAAAGGACCGCCCGAAACGGGAGGTCCTCAGTGGGGAATGGTGCGGGTTCAGGTAAATTGCATTTCTTTACTGAATTAAGAATAACCACCGCCTGATTTTTAGCAAGCCGCCGAATTTTTGAATTCTAACCAGTTGGAATATAAAAAATTGGTGGGCACTTCAGACCTCCCCTAAATGTCAATCGACTAAATAAACGTCATCACCCTAGAGAATTGCGTCCAAGGGTCCCTGATTCTGAACGTTATGACTACTTCTTCTGCTTGAGTGTTTGTTACATCAAAAAAAAGATTCCAAGCAGGCGGATTGATTCTCATCACCGCGACCTGACCAGAAAACCCTACAATCCTGGCACTTCCAGTTACCGTAACCGTCAGATTCCAAGGCTGGGAATCAGGGGTGTCGAACATGTACCACAGGTCCGTTAGCGCTGCATCATATACAACTCTGTTGCTGGCTCGGCCATTTGCCAACGCACCACTGGCGAGATTCGCTCTAACGAAACCGCTTGACGAAATTGACTTTGCAGGCGGAAAGGTTGTTTGAAACTGAAGATTCGCTGTTACATCCTTGAAGCCAACTGCAGAAGCGGTGACCGTTGTACTGGCGTTAGGATTACGGATCCTTTGTTGCGACTCACCATACTTGTCAAGCGTAATGGCAAGCGTTTGCTGTCCATTGGCGAATCTGCCTTGCCCTGATAGCCTCAGGCTCACTTGCTGATCAGCGACGCCTTTGACAGTTACAGCATTGGTTTCAGTTGGATGGGCCCAGATATTAGGTAATACAGTGCTGGCCAACCCTCCGGTAGAGACATTCAAAACAACAGGTGCATTTAGCATTTCATAGGCTTTCTCAGGTGCCTCGATAGCCTGCTCCTGATCCCCTCCCCCACGAACATCTACCCACAGATGAACACTTAGCCTAGAACCATCAGAAAGCGTAGTAAGTGCCGAGCGAGGAATATTTTTGCGGATACCGTTATCCACCTCTTCCAGCGTCACGCGCTGGGCAATCACCAGTGGAAGTTCCCAGGGAGCCCGCTCCATCTGTGACCCTTTCAAGATGATCCAGATCACTTGCCCTGCTGCTATACCCTGCCATCGCTGAACATATAGAGTGGCATCCCCTGCAAAGGCGGCCAAGTTCAGTACATTACCACGAGCTTCTAGAATTTCTGGCGTTGTCAGGCTAACGTTTACTTGAAGAAATTGGTAGTGGCGCTCGGGAAATCTAATCGCGTCGTCTTCCTCGATTTCATCGTGTAACGCTACCAGCATTTCCAAGCGGATCCAGCTTTCATGGGCGAAACTTTGAAGCTCAACCCGTGGTAACACCGCGCGTATTCCAAGATCAACTTCACTTGGCGCAATAGTCTGCCGTTCAGCCAGGGTAATGGTCTTTTCATTGCCAGCTTCATCCTCTCCAATGCAACGTAACCAGTAGTATTGCCCTTCGTTGATACCGTCCCAACGGGCGACTGTCAGCAAGGCATTTCCGGGGAACAACAGCAGATCAAGCACATCGCCCTTGGCCTCCTCAATCTGCGGCTGCGGCGGATTGGTCAACATCGGGCCGATCCACAGGTTCAGGTAGTCCGAGTAGCGGCTTCGCTCTCCAGTTTCCTTGACCACGTAACGCACTCGCACCGGCCGGTTCAGGCTGGGCAAGATATTCTCTTCCGGCACGTTGAAGTACTCATCCCGAGCACTTTGCACGGGCAAATAATCGAACCAATTGCCGGCCACCACAGGGCTCAGCCACTCCAGATGAATGTTCTGGCCCTGTGCCATACCGGTGTAGATCGGTACCAGGGTACTGGCCACGACAATACCCACCGGGTCGAGCACGCCATTCTCGGCCTCGTCTACTTCAGGCCGGATAAACTCCGGCGCCGGCTCACCCACCCAGACTTCCAGTCGCTGCGACACCCAGGGCTCTCCCGAAGCATTCATGACCTGGTAGAACAGCACCAGGCTGCCACCGGCAATGGCCACGAGATGCTCAGGGTCGTGCCAGACAAACAGCACGTCGTTGCCTACTTGGGCTCCGCTGAGGCGCTGGTCTTCCATAACAATGTATTCGTTGCCGTTGGCCTTGGTGCCCTGCCATACCACCCTCACTTCCTGGCCTGCGAACATAGCTGGCCACGGTGGAATTGTGATGACCACCCGCGGCAGGGTATCGGGCAGGTAGTCTTCATCGCGGCCCTCAACCTCGGCTTTGCCTAACTGTGTCGGTACCCCCCGAACGCCAATGGCCGTGGTGCGCGAAGGCAATGGCAGCGGAAAGCCAGGCCGGTTGACCTTGTAGGCCACATAGGCCAGACCGCCCGCAATGGCCTGCACCAATGCATTAGGAATGGTGTAGGTGATTCGTTGCGGCGGCGGCATGCTGGGTAATGGCGCCGACTCCTCACGGTGCACCGGCAAGCCGATGGTATCGGCGGTGTAGCCACGCCAGAACAGCTCAACTCGATCCCCCGGGGCAAAGCCCAGGGGCAGGTCGGCAAATACCGAGACCGTGGCATCCTGCGGGCCGAGCGCCGCCAAATCGATGTAGCCTTCGCTGTCCAGCGGTTCTACCACTGGCCGGGGCAACAGGAACGCGCTGATCTCGACAAAGGCATAGCTGGGCCGCGAAGCGCCATCCGACTCATTGCCGACTTCGTCTTCCAGCCAGTACAGCACCAGCAGTTCTTCTGAGTCACCACCGGCCTGGATCGTTGCGTAGTCGATAAACACCGGAATGACTTTGCCCACCTCCCCTGGCTGCAACACATGCTGAACCTTGACGCCACCCCAGCTCAGGTTGAGGCGGTCGCCGACTTCCATGTAGTGCCAGGAAATCACATAGGCGGTAACGCCTTCCATGGCAACGTCCAGGTCGATGATGCCGGAAGGAATGATCGGCCTCATCAGGCCATCATGGTGCGGGCTGCCCGGGTTGGGGTTGGGCCCGCCAGGCAAGGTGCGCTTGACCTTGATGAGCAGTCGCGCTGACGCATCACCGTCACCGCTGAGCGCCTTGACCGTGAACCAGACCTCGCTGTTGCCCTTGGGGATGCGCGCGGGCGGCACGTGGATGAACAGCAGTCCATTTATGTCCTCTGGCTTGACCACGTAGGGGAACGGCGTAACCGGGGTATCCTCGTCACCCCAGTAAATCAGGATCTCGTCGCCTGCGGCCATGTTCAGGTAGGGTTCGACGATCACTTGCAGGCCCTTGGGATCGTTGTCCAAGGCCGCCTTGCTGATCCCGCCATGCAAGCCGGCGGGATGATCGACGAACTCGCGCATGTTGGGTATGCGCAACTCACTCAAGCTCAGCGGCTTGATCTGGTTGACCCGCATGAACCAGGGCCGACGGTCCCCCCCGGGGGCCCTGGGTGAGTACTTCGAGGCCAGGCTTGAGAAGTACAGAGTCTTGCTGAAGCGGGTCCAACTGCCGCCCTGGGGCAACTGGAAGGTCAGGGTGACTTCCTCGGCCACGCTGTTGACCACCTCGAACAGGCAGTCGCCGGACAGCTGCGCCAGCGGCAGGCTGACGATCTGCCCGGGGTAGCCGGGAATGCTGGCACTGCCGCTGAGTTCAACCTGCACGTAAGTGACATCGGTAAAGCCATGGGCGTCGAAACACACGCGGTTGCCCGAACGCCCGTTGGCCAGCGCACCCGTGGCGGCGCGGGCGCGCACGCCCTGCTCTTGTTGTTGCTGGTCAAAGACGAAGACGTCGCTGAAGCGCACCGGCACATGACGCGCCGCCACGCCATCGATCACCCCGCTGACCAGCACGGTTTCGGCATAGGGGTCGCCCAGCCAGGCGACGAACTCGCCGCGGCTGTCGAGGGTAAAGGCCAGTTGCTGATTGGCGTTGTCGAACTGCGCCGAGCCATTGACCGACACCGTGCCCTGAGCGCCAGGGCGTCCGATCAAGGTGATACCGCAGGTCTGGGTGGGCAATGGCCAATCCTGGGGCAAGGCCGAAGTGGCCAGGCCCCGGTCGGAGACGACGATATGCAACTGGCCCTGGCGTACCCGGTAAGTGCGCACCGGAAAGTCCACCGCCTTGGCCGGATCGGCGCTGGCAGCGAAGTTCACTTTGAGGTGCAAGGTCAGGTTGGCGGAATCGGCCAGTCCGGTCAAAAACTCACGTGGCAGCTCGACCGTCAAGCCATTGGCAACCGCTGAGGCGTCGACGGCACTGGCCACCAGCAGGGGCTGCACGCCACTGGCGCTACGTGCTTCAAGCCATACCCGCTGGCCGAGGGCAATAAAGGGCCAGGGTGCGACCCTGACAGTGGCCGGGCCGTCGAAGCTGTCCAGCTCCAGCTCGTCGCCGACAGCCTGCTCGAGGGCGGGCTTAGACTCAGACAGCGCGCTTTGCGCCGGTGCCCGCACCTGAATGGCCAACGCCGGCGAATCGAGGGCGGGCAGCTCATTGCGCAGCACCTGATAGCTGATCCGCACCTCGCCGTTGATGTTCGCCCCCACTGCCGAGGGTGGCACAGGGACCACAATGAAGCCACTGTCACTACCCGGCCGTTCGGCCAGCTCCGGCGTGCCAGTGCCCGGCGTGCCTTGCCAGAACACGCGGATACGATCGCTGGCGCGCATGCCGGGGTAGCTGACGCGTACCTGGGCGCCGTGCAAGCCGAGCATGGCATCGTAGTTGCCGCTCTGTGCTCCCGTCAGGGTGGGCAGGCCCGGTACCGGCGGTTGCGAACGGATAGCCAGGCTCAACACGTCGGATGGCAAAGGCCGGCCAGTGCGTGGTTCAACCTGGTAGCTGACCTGCACCGCGCCGCCCAGGCTCGCCTGAGCCACGGCTTGCGGCACGCTGAACAGTAACGGTGTGCCCGGCTGGCTGACGGTTTTTTCCTCGCTGAAGCTACCATCCGAGCCGACACCTTGCCAGGTCAGGGTGACCTTGTCCTGGGCCTGCATCACCGGATAGCTGACGCTGACCTGCACCCCGCTGGGGAAGAAATGCGGATCAAGCTGATTGCCGGGTGCCTCCACGCTTGGCGCCGGCAGCAACCCCGCAGCGCTGACCGTCAAGCGCAGCGGCGCCGACTCGCGGTAACCGACGCTGCGTGAAGTGGCCATGCGTACCCGGTAGTAGATCGTTACCGAGCCCGACTCGAGCAGCCGGATGTGCTCTGCCGTCACGTTGATCGGGATGACTGTATCCGAGCCTCCTTGCTGAGCGCTAACCGTCCAGGGCCGTTCATGCACGGTAGGTTTACCGTCAAACATGGTCCCCAGCCACACCAGTACGATCTCATGGCCGGCGGTACGCCCCAGGTACTTGGGAATGTCCACCGTGGCGCGTATTGCATCATAGGCAAGCTCGCCATCAACGTTTCGGACACTGGGGGCCTGCAGGGCGACGGGTTGGCCCTTGACCCCCACAGTCAGGCGTTGCGAGCGTTTCTCGCCACTGGCCGTCACCAGCGTATAGGACACCACCGCCAGGCCGCTGGCCAGCGCCCAGAGCTTGTCGTTGGGGATGCTGAACAGGATCACCTGAGGCAGATGACCGCGGATAACCTGCTCAAGATCGGTATGGGTGGGCAACCCGGAATCGATGTAGCCGGTAAAGCGCAGTTTGAGCTGATCGCCCACCGCGAAGTCCGGTGCAGTGGCGTTTACCGCGATCAACAGCGGTGCGTCACCCAGCGCTTCCAGATCAAGATAGCCATCACTGTCGACCCCCTGCACCGCCGCCACCGGCAACTGCGCGTTACCGGTGTCGACCACGATCGAGACATGCGGCGCCCAGGCCTGGCTGGTGTTGTAGACGACGTCATGGACTTCCCAGCTGACCACCAGGTTGGGGCTGTCGCCGGCTTCGCGGATGACGCTGCCGGGAACGTTGATGACCGCCGGGTGGTTGAGGTCCGCTTCCGTCACGGTATGGGTGCGCATGATGCCGCCCCAGCTCAGGCGAATCACATCGCCAATGGCCTTGTTCTCGTAGTGAAAGATCCGCACATCCACCCCTGCGGCCAGGTGCGCGGCGGTCACCGGGTTGGCCGCCACCTCGGCCGCCACCAGGCCCTGGTGACCGGGCTCGGGGTCGATATCCTCGCCGCCGGGCCGGGTCAGTTTGACCTGTACCGACAACACGCTGGAGCGCTCGTATTCCAGGCCCTGGCGGGTGAAGGTGTAGTAGATGCGCTTGGGCCCCGGGGTAAAACGCTCGGTAGCCAGGTACAGCGACAGAGGCCGGTTCAGGTCGCGCTCGGCAACCTGAAACGCCGGCGCAATCGGCGCAGCCTCGCCTTCCATGAACACCTGCAGCAGGTCGCCCACCTGGGCCTCACGGAAAGTCGGCACC carries:
- a CDS encoding acyl-CoA dehydrogenase family protein — protein: MNFQLTQEQQMLVEAVRSFVAKELLPHEEAVDRADEVSPELAAQIRGKAVAAGFYAFNMPEEVGGGGLDYLSQALIERELSKVSWAVHVFVARPSKILMACKDEQINDYLLPCIQGEKTDCFALTEPGAGSDANAIKTRAVREGDNFVLNGSKHFISHAGHADFAIVFAVTDTYEHNGKKRNAVTAFLVDRGTPGMTIRRGPTCVSNRGYHTFELFFDDCKVPASKVLGEVGKGWEVANAWLTAGRVMVAANCVGQAQRALDVSLQWAADRKQFGQPIGTYQGISFKLADMATQIRAAELLTLHTAWKMDQGTMTDGEAGMAKLFASEVLGKVADEAVQIYGGMGLMDEGPVERIWRNARIERIWEGTSEIQRHIISRELLRPLLR
- a CDS encoding enoyl-CoA hydratase/isomerase family protein, with the protein product MTPPASLLSQVEAGIAWITLNRPDQRNALDIPSLKNLHALLEAHNADPAVRVVVLTGTGRSFCAGADLAEWAEAEARGALESYGWTETAHALMQRLHSLDKPTIAAINGTAVGAGMDLTLCCDLRVAAASARFKAGYTSMAYSPDAGASWHLPRLIGSEQAKRLLFLDELWGAERALAAGLVGEVCADDQLLAVTAELAGRLATGPTFAFAQTKRLIRDGAQRTLAEQLQAELAAGLLCGRSEDGAEALRAVVEKRAAKFVGK
- a CDS encoding acetate--CoA ligase family protein is translated as MLRDNLKRMLAPRHLAFVGGRSMARAFKRCAEGGYQGQMWLVNPQHDSLDGVPCVASVADLPEAPDAVFIATNRELTLTCVAELAAKGAGGAICYASGFAECGAEGLALQQQLLKAAGDMALLGPNCYGLLDYLHSAALWPVAHGGKAVEQGVAVLTQSGNFAYNLSMSDRSLPVAYMASVGNQAQIGIAELMDALLDEPRVTAIGLHLEGLKNVPGFARAAHKALEKGIPIIALKTGVSQIGAELALSHTSSLSGSDALYDSLFERLGVIRVSGPVSFVETLKAAACGHFPKGNSLIALACSGGDAGLIADYAERNELSLPKLDDGQVGELAQVLPAYANLINPLDFTTAIWGDGAALERMLDSALRTEADAAMLVLDYPAEFTGERKECDLLLALYCAALKRHGKTGFVTSALPELLPAFARERLHSHGIAALQGVEDGLAAWGRIAAYQARRQALLDLGESALPPLCPQALHGEGELLNEWQSKQALQAFGLPVPKGVLSTPEQALKDAQPLGYPLVLKALSAQLPHKTEAGAVALNLRDAQALGAALEQMRARIGAYAPGVPFDQVLLEPMASAPLAELIVGIKRENDFGLALVIGAGGILVELLKDSKSLLLPTTDGAIRNAVLGLRSAALLQGFRGREAADLEALVAAIRAVADYACENAAQLLELDVNPLMVGAQGTTAVDALIRLGQV